Genomic DNA from Haloplanus sp. HW8-1:
AGGCGCTCGGTCGGTCGCTGAACGAAGTCCCTTGCTGGGCCTGAAACGGTCGAAATCGACACCCTGAGATCGGCGGTTTGAGCCTCGGTTCGCAGCCGTAAACATGAGTCTCGAACCAATCGAACCGGACACCGCGCTTGAACTGTACCTAGCAGACAGGAAAAATAACGTGACCGAGGCGACGATATACTCGCATCGGTCTCGTCTCGGACACTTCGTCCGATGGTGCGCTGAGGAAGAGATTTCGAATCTGAACGAGTTGACTGGACGGAAGCTGCACCGATTTCGGCTGTGGCGGCGTGACGAAGGTGATCTAGCACCAGCGACCGAGAAAACTCAGATGGACACGCTTCGGGTCTTCATAAGGTGGGTTGAATCGATTGACGGTGCACCGGAGGATCTGCACGTGAAAATCAGATCGCCAACTCTGACTGGCGACGACAACGTCCGCGACGAAATGCTGGAAGACGACCGCGCCGAGGAGTTGCTGAACTACCTGCAGCGATACGAATACGCCTCACGTCCTCACGTGGTCATCGCACTGATGTGGCACACGATGATGCGAGTCGGTGCGATTCACGCCCTCGATGCCGACGACATCAGGGCCGGATCCACATCGATCGGGACCGGTGTCTGTCGGCCGGGTGGATCGGGGTCGGGAGCCACAGGCGAAAGTGGGTCCCCCCGATCGATATCGGATAGTACGCGGTCGAGAAACCCGAGCGAGACCAACACCTCGACTGGGGGTAAACAGTGATGCAGGACGAGACAGCGTCCAACACCAGCTCCCGTGGGATGACGCGCCGGAGTCTGCTTGCCGCGGCTGGTGTGAGTGCCATCGCCGGCTGTAGCTCCATCGATAGTCCGACTAGTGGCAACGACCCGACCATCAGAACCGTCGAGTTACCCGACGTTGATGCCGGTTCGGTGCCCGAACCGGTCGTCGCGCCGTCGGTCCCCGTCGATGTCGACCCCGCCTACTTCGTTGGGCGTCGAGACCGAATCAACGAGTTGCTTGCGTCCCTGCCGATACCGCTCGGCCCGGACGACGTCCCGAACGGACACGTCCGGGACCACCTCAGCGACGCTGCCGACACCGCGACGAACGGTCTCGACGAGGCCCGGACCGCCCGAACCGATCTGGTGGCACTCCAGTCGCTCCGTGACGCCCGGGGACACGCACGGTACGCGGCCGCCGGGTGGGCCGTCGCGGAGCGTAGACTGTCGGTCGGCCCGCTCCGCCGGGCACACCGGAGTGTCGTCGCCGACGCACAGTCGTTCCGGGAGGATCACGAGTACGTCGGCAGGGACCCGATCAAGGCAGCACTCGTACACGCTCGCATCGAGGAGTGGCTGGACCGGGTGACCGACGCCGACCGACCGCGTATTCACGACGAGAGGGAACTGCTGACCGTCGCAGAGTGGGGCGAGACGGTCGAATCCGCGCAGGCATATCTCGACGACGCCGCACATCTTGACGAACGGTTCAGGGAATCGCTCTCCGACGACACGGAAACCGTCGCCGACGACCTCGCCCGGGCCGCTGAAGTGCTATCCGCGGACACCCGCTCGCGGCGATCCGACCTGCCGCCGGAGCCGACTGCTGAGAAGTGGGGGCTCACTGAAGAGGTCGTTCACGAACTCCGCAGAGGGCTCGATCGGGGGCCCTACAGCGTCGCGGACGCGCACGGCCCGGCTAGTGCAGTCGTGGACCTCACGGACCGCCTGACGAGGTTCCGGGCGCTGGAGCGCGTCCAAGAACGCATCGAGGCCGGAGAGATCACTAGTGCCGAGAACGCCGGTGTGGTCCGTGATGCCCGTACCGCCGCATACGACGCTCTCGACGCCGCACTCGCGGACAGTCCGAACGCCGACCTCGCGCGGACGGTACTCAGCGATGTCTCTTGGCGGGTTTCGAACGCGGACCAGGAACTCGACCGATATCGGAGACGGGCGGAGGTCTCCGCCACGAATCTGGACGACATCATGGAGGAGTATATCATCACGGCGGCCATCGCGCGAGCAACCCCCGACGCCTGTCAGCAGACCGCCAACGCTTTCGATGCGGTCTGATTCCGGGTAGGGCGCACGTCCGGACGGTTACCGGACCACTCGAAGACGGCGAGGTCTTGTGTCGGTCGGACAATGCGCGTCCGTGGCTGTTCCTGTCGAAGTCGGGCGAGAAAAAACTGGATCAGGACAACGTCGACGACGTCTGAAAGAAGCACTCTTGGCCGGAGTACGGCCCGAATGAACGCTACCGGGGCGTCTCATCCCACTACGGGCCACATTAGTTCACGACGTGGTTCCGGATCGAACGAGAGTGGTCACGCGACCTAATTACGTACCTCCTCGTCGTCGCGGACGGCCCACGGTGGCGTGAATAGTTAACAATCAGTATGATAAACTAGAGGAACGCATGTCCGAAACGACTCAACGGCTGGAACCGATGGACCCGCGTCCGCTCGCGGATCGAACCTGCGTCGTCACCGGGGCGTCCCGTGGGATCGGTCGAGAGATCGCCTTCGAACTGGCGCGTTGTGGCGGGGAGGTCGTCGTGAACTATCGCAGTTCCGACGCGGAGGCACGGGCAGTGGCCGACCGGATCGAGGAGGCCGGCGAGACGGCGATGTGCGCGCAGGGTGACGTCTCCGACCCCGCGGCGGTCGAGCGGATGGCTGCGGAGGTCCGCGACGAACTCGGCTCGGTCGACGTCCTGGTCAACAACGCCGGCATCACCATCGACCGGAAGTTCGAAAACATGACCCACGACGACTGGCAGACGGTCATCGATGTCAACCTCGGCGGGACGTTCAACTGCACGAAGGCCTTTTTTGAGGACATCCGATCGGCCGACCACGGACGCCTGATCAACATCTCCAGTGTGGTCGGCCAGCAGGGAAACTACGGCCAGGCGAACTACGCCACCTCCAAGGGAGGGCTGTTCGCGTTCACGCGGACGCTGGCGCTCGAACTCGCCGCATCCGGGTCGACGGCCAACTGTGTCGCCCCCGGCTTCGTCAAGACGGACATGCTGGAGAAGGTGCCCGAACGGGTCCAGAATCGGATCCGGGAGAAGATTCCCCTCGATCGGTTCGCCGACCCCGAAGACATCGTCGGAATGGTCCGGTTTCTGGCCAGTGACCACGCGGGCTACATGACCGGACAGGTGCTCGGGGTCAACGGCGGACTGGAGTGGTGAGCGGTCCCACCGAGGGAGCTTTGAGCGTGGCGGCCAACCCCGATGCATGGTCACCGTCGCTGCGGTTGCCGGCAGTCTTCGGACGGAGAGCTACACCCGACTCGCGCTCGACCACGCCCTCGACGCCGCCGAGACGGCCGGCGCCGAGACGGAGCTACTCGACCTCCGCAGTTTCGACCTGCCGCCTCTCGATCCGGACGTGAACGAGCAGGGCGATGCCGCCGCCTTCTCCCGGCAGGTCCGCGCGGCCGACGCCCTCCTACTCGGCTCCCCGATGTACCACGGATCGTACTCCGGCGTGCTGAAAAACGCCATCGACCACTGCGGGTTCGACGAGTTCGAGGGCAAGACGGTCGGTCTGCTCGGCGTCGCCGGCGGCGCCTTCCCGATCACGGCGCTCGAACATCTGCGGTCGGTGTGTCGCGCCCTCGACGCGTGGGTGCTCCCACACCAGGCGGCCATCCCGCGGGCGTCCGCGGCCTTCGCGGACGGTGCGTTCGTAGACGAGGGACTGGCGGGGCGCGTTCACACCCTCGGCCGCCGAGTCGTCGAGTACGCCGCCATCGAACCAGAGCCGGCGACCTTCGAGAGCGACCAGAACGTGGGTGGCTGATACGGATTATTGTAACTGTTCACCGGTGGTTCGCCGAGACGGTCCGCCGAACCGCCGGTGATGACTTACAATAACCCGTCTGAATCAGAACCCATTTGCCGACCGACCACCCAGACCCTCCCGTGACGACGTGGGTCGAAAATCCCCGCGGTGGGCGGGACCGCGGACCGCGCGGCATCGCCCGCGCGTGGGTCGAGGTGCTGATTCGCCCCCGGCGGTTTTTCCGTCACGGGGTGGCTCCCGGTGACCAGGCGCCCGGTCTCGTCTTCGCCATCGTGATCGCCGTGACCTACGCCCTCGGCCTCGCCCTCCTCGATCCGCGCCGCTTCCCCGCGACCGGGGTACCCCGGGCGGCGGTGGTCGTCCTCCTCGTGGCCGTCCTGATCGCCCCCGCCGCCCTCCACCTGCTTGCGGCGATCCAGACCCTCTCGCTGATGGCGACCGTCCGCGATCGGGCGGGCGTCAGCGAGACGGTGCAGACCCTCGCCTACGCGACGGCGCCCTGTCCCCTGGCTGCGGTTCCCGTCCCCGAACTCCGGGCGGTCTGCTGTCTCTACGGCGCGGCGCTCCTGGTGGTCGGGCTTCGGGTCGTCCACGACACTACGACCGGTCGGGCCGCCCTCGCGGCGGCGCTCCCGTCCGCGCTCCTCTTCGGCTACGGCTTCGGCGGCTTCGACGCACTCGGCGTCCTCCTGCGGGCCTGGTACATCGTTTAGACCGTCGAGTCGTTTCGACAATCGTTTTACGTTGCGGCTGTTCGATTCCATCAATGGATTGGATCACCCACGAAGAGGACGTTTGGTTTGATTTCCGCGGCTCCACCCCGGACCAACTGGTTTCGGGACGGTACTACAAGGGAACGGTCGACGGCTTCGCCGACTTCGGCGTGTTCGTCGACCTCTCACCCGGCGTGACCGGCCTGCTCCACCGGAGCGAAGTCGACCGCCGGCTCGAAAGTCTCGACTGGGAGCCCGGCGACACCGTGTTCGTCCAGGTGAAGAACGTTCGCGACAACGGCAACGTCGACCTCGCGTGGTCGATTCGCCAGTCCACCCGCGAGTTCCGGGGCGCACAGATCCACGACCCCGAGGGTGACGCCGACGGCGACCCGATCGACGGATCGACCGAGGAGTCGGACGACGAACCTTCCGGTCCCGTCAAGACGACGCCGGCCCCGCGGGACGACGAGGCGCTGAACGGCGACGACGTGGCGGTGGACTCGGCGTCGCCGGACGAGTCGGCCGACGCGGCCGGGGCGACGGACGACACCCCGACGACCGACGCGGCCACGACGGCGACCGATCGTGACGCCGACGGCGCCCCCGAGCGCGTCGACGTGGCGTCGCTCTCGGACCGCGTCGGCGAGACTGTTCGTCTCGACGGCGAGGTCGTCGGCATCCGTCAGACCAGCGGTCCGACGGTGTTCGAACTCCGGGACGGGACCGGCGCGGTCGACTGCGCGGCCTTCGTCGAGGCGGGCGTCCGCGCCTACCCCGACGTCGAGGTCGGCAGCATCGTCCGCCTCGACGGCGAGGTCGAAGAGCGCTACGACGAACTCCAGGTCGAGACCGAGGACCTCGACATCCTGACCGACGACGAGGCGGCCACGATCGAGGAACGACTCGCGGACGCGCTGACGGCAGAAGCCCGTCCGGACTCGGTGACGACGCTGATCGACCACGACGCGGTCGACGCGGTCGAAGAATCACTGCGCGACGCCGCGGAGACGATCCGGCGGGCGGTGCTCGAATCCCGTCCGGTGGTGGTCCGCCACGCCGCGACCGCCGACGGCTACGTCGCCGGCGCCGCCATCGAGCGTGCGGTCCTTCCGCTGATCCGCGAGGAACACGCCGCCGCCGACGCCGAGTACCACTACTTCACACGCCGGCCGCTCGAGGGGTCGGTCTACGACATGGACGACGCCACGAACGACGTGACGCGGATGCTCCAGGACCGCGACCGCCACGACGAGAAACTCCCGCTGGTCCTGCTCGTCGGCACGGGCAGTACCGTCGAGTCGAGCGACGGCCTGGGACTGCTCGGCATCTACGGCGCCCGACGCGTCGTCGTCGACGCCGAGGTGGCAGACGCCGCCGTCGCCGACGACTGCGAGGCCATCGTCAACCCCGGCCTGGCCGGCGTCGACGCCGCCGACCTCTCGACCGGCGCGCTCGCGGCCACGCTCGCAGCGACTGTCGGTCCCGACGTGGCTGCCGACCTCTCGCATCTCCCCGCCGTCTCCTACTGGGACGGCGCCCCGCAGTCCGCCCTCGATCTCGCCGCCGAGGCGGGCTACGACGCGGACCGTACGCGCGAACTCCGTGAGGCCATCGCGCTGGAGGCGTACTACCAGTCCTACGAGGACAAGCGTGAACTCATCACGGATCTGCTGTTCGACGACGCTGGCGGCCTCGCCGGCCACATCAGCGAGCAGTTCCGACAGAAACTCGACACGGAGGTCGACACCGCGACGGCCAATCTCGACCGCCGCGAGGACGGCGACGTCGTCGTCGACGTCCTCGACACCGACGCCTACACCCACCGCTTCGACTTCCCGCCGACGGGGCTTCTGCTCGACGAACTTCACCGTCGCCGGAGCGGGGACGGCACCGACCTGACCGTCGGCGTCGGCACGGACGAACTCTACCTGCGGAGCGACGACGACCTCGACCTCCGCGGTGTCGCCAGTGACGCCGCGGACCGTGCTCCCGACGCCGGTATCGTCGCCGCGAGCGTCCGTGACGGCCGCATCGAGTTCCTCTCGGGACGCCGCGACGCCGCCGTCGACGCCGTCGTCGACGCCGCCGTCGACCGGCTCTGAGCGATACCCTTAACCTCGCGACCCGACGAGGAAACAACGAATGACTGCTTCCGGCGAGGGCGTCGCCGCCACGAGCGAGGCGTTCGACCGCGTCTGTGAGGACCTCGTCGAGCGCATCCTCGACGGCGACCTGGACCGCGACGGTCTGGAGTCGGCGAAACTCGACGCCTGTTCCGAACACGGCGCCTCGAAGGTTCCGAAGAACGCCCACATCCTGCAGTACGCCCCCGACGAGCGTCGCGACGAGGTGCAGAGTGTCGTCCGGCGGAAACCCGTTCGCACCGCCTCGGGCGTCTCGCCCGTGGCCATCATGACCGCGCCGCACATGTGTCCCCACGGGAAGTGTCTCTACTGTCCCGGCGGTCCCGCCTCCGAGTTCGATAGCGCCCAGAGTTACACGGGCCACGAACCCGCTGCAGCCCGGGGCGAGCAGAACGACTACGACCCCTACGGCCAAGTGACCTTACGACTGGAACAGCTCAGACATATCGGCCATCCGGTCGACAAGGTGGAACTCATCCTGATGGGGGGGACCATGACGGCGCGGAGCCACGACTATCAGGAGTGGTTCGTCAAGCGAGCGCTGGAGGCGCTCAACGACTACGACACCGATTCGATCCCGAACCCGGCGGAGGGCCGGAGTTTCGCCGAGGACGACCCCGACTTTCGATATCTGGCGGACGTGATCACCGAGAACGAGACGGCCGACGTCAGGAACATCGGCACCACCTTCGAGACCAAACCCGACTGGTGTGGCCCCGAACAGATCGACCGGATGCTCCGGTTGGGCGGCACGAAGGTGGAGGTGGGCGTCCAGACCACCTACGAGCGGATCAACCGCGAGATGCACCGCGGCCACGGCGTCCAGGCCTCAATCGACGCCAACCGCCGCCTGCGCGACGCCGCGTTCAAGATCGGTTTCCACATGATGCCCGGCCAGCCGGGAATGACGACGGAGATGTGTCTGGAGGACTTCCGGCAACTGTTCGAGGACCCGCGCTGGCGCCCCGACTACCTGAAGATCTACCCGACGCTCGTGGTCCGCGGCACCCGGACCTACGACATGTGGCGCCGGGACGACTTCGATCCGCTCGACAACGACGAGGCCGCGGACCTCGTCGCGGAGGTCATGGGCATGATCCCGAAGTACACACGCCTCCAGCGGGTGCAACGCGATATCCCCGCCGACCACATCGACGCCGGCGTCTGGAAGTCGAACCTGCGGCAACTGGCCGCTCAGCGCGCCGACGAGAAGGGGATCACGCCCCGTGACATCCGCGCCCGCGAGGTCGGACACAACGACGCCGACCCGGACCCCGACCGAATCGAACTCGACGTGCTGACCTACGAGGCCGGCGGCGGCACCGAACACTTCCTGAGCGTCGAGGATCCCGAGGCCGACCTGCTGATCGGCTTCTGTCGCCTGCGGTTTCCGAACGATCCCGTCCGGCGCGAACTCGACGGCGCCGCACTGGTGCGCGAACTCCACGTCTACGGGAGCGAGGCGGGCATCCGCGAGGAGGGCGATGGGGACTGGCAACACCGTGGCTACGGCCGTCGCCTCCTCGCGCGCGCCGAGGAACTGGCGGCCGAGGCCGGCTTCGACAAACTGAGCGTCATCAGCGGCATCGGGGTCCGTCGGTACTACCGCGACAAACTCGGCTATCACCAGGACGGGCCGTACGTCTCGAAGCGTCTCGGCCGGCGGTCGCCGGCGCGGTCGGACTGACCGGCCTTCGGATCCGCGGGTCGCTCGCCCGGAAAGTTTAATCGGCGGGTCGAATCACACTGTTGTAGTGTTACGTTCCATGAGTGCCGGGGCGAACGGAGAGACGCGGAGTCGCAGTGACGGCCACACCACCGTAACCGGAGCGGCACTTGCGGTGTTGATCGCGTCGTTCGTCGTCGTGGGTCTCGCCACGCCGTTCGTGGGGACGGTGGCGGCGGCACAGGACGACGTCGCGATGTACGACGGGGTCAACGGGAGCCAGATCAGCACTGCGACCGACGGGCAGACGGTCTACATCAACGCGAACGACAGTACCACGAACGGGACGACGGAGACGGTGACGGTGACCAACGGGAGCGGCGGGTCGATCAGCGTCACCTTGAGCGACGACGGGAGCGGCGACGATCCGACCGGGGGCGACGGCGAGTACTGGGGCTCGTTCACCGTCAACGCGACGACGACCGACGACTCGACGGACACCCTGCAGGTCCAGGACGGCGGAACGGCGAGCGTGACCGTCGACCTCGACGGGCAGAATGACGGCGCGTCGGCGTCGGTGACGGCCGACTACGGGCCGGTTCCGCAGTCGGCGACGACCCACGACAACACGACCGACGGCACCGTCGACAACGTGACGGTCACGTTCGACGAGGCGGTCGGCTCGACGTCGGTCGACGCGAGCGACTTCGGAATCAGCGACGGGTCGGTGGCCGGCGTGACCGACGTCGCCGACGAGGACGACACGCTCGTCCTCGAAGTCGACGGTGCGACGTCGAACGACACCGCGATCACGCCCGACGTGACGGTGCTGCAAGATAGCTTGTCGGACACCGGTGGCAACGTTGGCCCGGCCACCGGCGACGTAACGGTTACGGCGTCCGACGGCGCGGCACCCGCCATCGTCGCCGCCGAGACGGCCGACACGGACGCCGACGGGACGGTCGATCAGGTGAACGCGACGCTCTCGGAGCCGCTCTCCGACACCGCGTCCACCCTCGATTCGACCACCTTCGACTCGGTGACGGATGCGACGGTCGGGTCGGCGTCGACCGGGACGATGGCCGACGACGATGGCATCGTCGTCGGCGTGAGCGGAACGCCCACCGACGACACGAGCGTCACG
This window encodes:
- a CDS encoding beta-ketoacyl-ACP reductase gives rise to the protein MSETTQRLEPMDPRPLADRTCVVTGASRGIGREIAFELARCGGEVVVNYRSSDAEARAVADRIEEAGETAMCAQGDVSDPAAVERMAAEVRDELGSVDVLVNNAGITIDRKFENMTHDDWQTVIDVNLGGTFNCTKAFFEDIRSADHGRLINISSVVGQQGNYGQANYATSKGGLFAFTRTLALELAASGSTANCVAPGFVKTDMLEKVPERVQNRIREKIPLDRFADPEDIVGMVRFLASDHAGYMTGQVLGVNGGLEW
- a CDS encoding YIP1 family protein encodes the protein MTTWVENPRGGRDRGPRGIARAWVEVLIRPRRFFRHGVAPGDQAPGLVFAIVIAVTYALGLALLDPRRFPATGVPRAAVVVLLVAVLIAPAALHLLAAIQTLSLMATVRDRAGVSETVQTLAYATAPCPLAAVPVPELRAVCCLYGAALLVVGLRVVHDTTTGRAALAAALPSALLFGYGFGGFDALGVLLRAWYIV
- a CDS encoding tRNA uridine(34) 5-carboxymethylaminomethyl modification radical SAM/GNAT enzyme Elp3, whose amino-acid sequence is MTASGEGVAATSEAFDRVCEDLVERILDGDLDRDGLESAKLDACSEHGASKVPKNAHILQYAPDERRDEVQSVVRRKPVRTASGVSPVAIMTAPHMCPHGKCLYCPGGPASEFDSAQSYTGHEPAAARGEQNDYDPYGQVTLRLEQLRHIGHPVDKVELILMGGTMTARSHDYQEWFVKRALEALNDYDTDSIPNPAEGRSFAEDDPDFRYLADVITENETADVRNIGTTFETKPDWCGPEQIDRMLRLGGTKVEVGVQTTYERINREMHRGHGVQASIDANRRLRDAAFKIGFHMMPGQPGMTTEMCLEDFRQLFEDPRWRPDYLKIYPTLVVRGTRTYDMWRRDDFDPLDNDEAADLVAEVMGMIPKYTRLQRVQRDIPADHIDAGVWKSNLRQLAAQRADEKGITPRDIRAREVGHNDADPDPDRIELDVLTYEAGGGTEHFLSVEDPEADLLIGFCRLRFPNDPVRRELDGAALVRELHVYGSEAGIREEGDGDWQHRGYGRRLLARAEELAAEAGFDKLSVISGIGVRRYYRDKLGYHQDGPYVSKRLGRRSPARSD
- a CDS encoding NADPH-dependent FMN reductase, producing the protein MVTVAAVAGSLRTESYTRLALDHALDAAETAGAETELLDLRSFDLPPLDPDVNEQGDAAAFSRQVRAADALLLGSPMYHGSYSGVLKNAIDHCGFDEFEGKTVGLLGVAGGAFPITALEHLRSVCRALDAWVLPHQAAIPRASAAFADGAFVDEGLAGRVHTLGRRVVEYAAIEPEPATFESDQNVGG
- a CDS encoding DHH family phosphoesterase; the encoded protein is MDWITHEEDVWFDFRGSTPDQLVSGRYYKGTVDGFADFGVFVDLSPGVTGLLHRSEVDRRLESLDWEPGDTVFVQVKNVRDNGNVDLAWSIRQSTREFRGAQIHDPEGDADGDPIDGSTEESDDEPSGPVKTTPAPRDDEALNGDDVAVDSASPDESADAAGATDDTPTTDAATTATDRDADGAPERVDVASLSDRVGETVRLDGEVVGIRQTSGPTVFELRDGTGAVDCAAFVEAGVRAYPDVEVGSIVRLDGEVEERYDELQVETEDLDILTDDEAATIEERLADALTAEARPDSVTTLIDHDAVDAVEESLRDAAETIRRAVLESRPVVVRHAATADGYVAGAAIERAVLPLIREEHAAADAEYHYFTRRPLEGSVYDMDDATNDVTRMLQDRDRHDEKLPLVLLVGTGSTVESSDGLGLLGIYGARRVVVDAEVADAAVADDCEAIVNPGLAGVDAADLSTGALAATLAATVGPDVAADLSHLPAVSYWDGAPQSALDLAAEAGYDADRTRELREAIALEAYYQSYEDKRELITDLLFDDAGGLAGHISEQFRQKLDTEVDTATANLDRREDGDVVVDVLDTDAYTHRFDFPPTGLLLDELHRRRSGDGTDLTVGVGTDELYLRSDDDLDLRGVASDAADRAPDAGIVAASVRDGRIEFLSGRRDAAVDAVVDAAVDRL